Genomic segment of Halostella limicola:
GCACCACGTACAGCAGCGTGAACGCGTAGATCCCGCGGAGCGCGCGCTCGTCGAGCGCCCGCCCGGCGAGACGGACCGGGCGGACCGCCTCGGGGTGGACCGTCGTGAACAGCTCCCGCCGGATCGACTTGAGGATCACGAGCCAGCGGATGATCTTGATGCCGCCGCCGGTGGAGCCGGCGCTCCCCCCGATGAACATGGCGAACAGCAGGGCGTACTTCGCCGGGCCGTTCCACAGTTCGAAGTCCATGCTCGCGTATCCGGTCGTCGTGACGATAGAGACCACCTGGAAGGCGGCGTGTCGCAGCGACGACTCGGTCTCGCCGGCCACTTCGACCGGCGTGCCGGGGCCGCCGAGTGCCGGCCCGGTGAACAGAATCACCGCCACGACGGCCGAGAGCGCGCCCATCACGCCGGCGTACAGGCGGAACTCGTTGTCAGCGAACAGGTTCGACGGCTCGCGGCGGATGACGTGCCAGAACAGCGCGAAGTTGGTCCCCGCCGCGACCATGAAGGGGATGATGACCCACTGGACGACGGCCGAGAACGCCTCGATGCTCCGGGCCTCGGGGGAGAACCCGCCCGTCGGCATCGTGGTCAGCGGGTGCGCGACGGCGTTGTACAGCGTCATGTTCGGCGCGAAGCCGCCGAGGTGGAGGGTGTACAGGAGGACGAACTCGACGACGGTGAACGCGAGGTAGACGAGCCACAGCACGCGCGCCGTCTCGGCGATCCGCGGCGTGAGCTTCTCGATGCCGGGACCCGGCGCCTCCGCGTCCATCAGCTGCGCACCGCCGACGGAGAGCTCGGGGAGGATGGC
This window contains:
- a CDS encoding TrkH family potassium uptake protein codes for the protein MNRRIDLDVRVDWRASVSLVGTVVKYLSVALLLPLSTALYYGNGIITFGFAILFAVTVGSLLERLDPDPDLGAREGFLMVGLTWLAVALVGAVPYLVAGNGTVAEPANALFESMSGFTTTGATVMGDISFGTHSRALMIWRQQTQWLGGMGIVVLAVAILPELSVGGAQLMDAEAPGPGIEKLTPRIAETARVLWLVYLAFTVVEFVLLYTLHLGGFAPNMTLYNAVAHPLTTMPTGGFSPEARSIEAFSAVVQWVIIPFMVAAGTNFALFWHVIRREPSNLFADNEFRLYAGVMGALSAVVAVILFTGPALGGPGTPVEVAGETESSLRHAAFQVVSIVTTTGYASMDFELWNGPAKYALLFAMFIGGSAGSTGGGIKIIRWLVILKSIRRELFTTVHPEAVRPVRLAGRALDERALRGIYAFTLLYVVLFFVGAFLIAVDASRVGLDITEIEAVTASAATLGNIGPGLGMVGPMGSYLDFPSSSKLLMVGLMWIGRLEIIPVLVLLTSGYWRS